One window of Trinickia caryophylli genomic DNA carries:
- a CDS encoding fumarylacetoacetate hydrolase family protein, with protein MTSWIRFQAADGAVGFGVLEDDRVAEYAGDMFGDSHTTGRERHLDDVTLLAPCVPTKVVALWNNFHALAEKLGKAAPSHPLFLIKPPMSVIGPGQPIRRPQRYGGKIAYEGELAIVIGKRCSDVSVDEAREYIFGYSCINDVTAVELLNEDPNFAQWCRAKGFDTFSCIGPAIRRDFDWRRAHVVTRLDDAERQNYPLEDMIFSPEEQVSMISHDMTLMPGDVIACGTSVGVGSIKDGSTVSVSIDGIGTLSNVLGAGR; from the coding sequence ATGACCTCGTGGATACGCTTTCAAGCGGCGGATGGCGCCGTAGGCTTCGGCGTGCTCGAGGACGACCGTGTCGCCGAGTATGCGGGCGACATGTTCGGCGACTCGCACACCACGGGACGCGAGCGGCATCTCGACGATGTGACGCTGCTCGCGCCGTGCGTGCCGACGAAAGTCGTCGCGCTGTGGAACAACTTCCATGCGCTTGCCGAAAAGCTCGGCAAGGCCGCGCCCTCGCACCCGCTTTTTCTCATCAAGCCGCCGATGTCGGTGATCGGCCCGGGTCAACCGATCCGGCGCCCGCAGCGCTACGGCGGCAAGATCGCCTACGAAGGCGAGCTCGCGATCGTGATCGGCAAGCGCTGCAGCGACGTGTCGGTGGACGAGGCGCGCGAGTACATCTTCGGCTATAGCTGCATCAACGACGTGACCGCCGTAGAGCTGCTGAACGAGGACCCGAACTTCGCCCAGTGGTGCCGCGCGAAGGGTTTCGATACGTTCAGCTGCATCGGCCCCGCCATCCGGCGCGACTTCGACTGGCGCCGCGCGCACGTCGTCACGCGGCTCGACGACGCCGAGCGGCAGAACTATCCGCTCGAGGACATGATCTTTTCGCCCGAGGAGCAGGTCAGCATGATTTCGCACGACATGACGCTGATGCCGGGCGACGTCATCGCCTGCGGCACATCGGTCGGCGTTGGATCGATCAAGGACGGATCGACCGTGAGCGTGTCGATCGACGGTATCGGCACCTTGTCGAACGTCCTTGGCGCGGGGAGGTGA
- the frc gene encoding formyl-CoA transferase: protein MSKALKGVRVLDFTHVQSGPTCTQLLAWFGADVIKIERAGSGDVTREQLRDVPGADSLYFTMLNHNKRSVTIDAKHPEGKAVLERLIRECDVLVENFAPGALERMGFGWERIQALNPRMIVASVKGFGPGPYEDCKVYENVAQCAGGAASTTGFDDGPPVVSGAQIGDSGTGLHLALGIVTALYQRTMTGRGQYVLAAMQDAVLNLCRVKLRDQQRLERTGVLREYPQHPQGTFGPAVPRAGNASGGGQPGWILRCRNWEWDYNAYIYFIAQAPVWAKICNVIGREEWTTDPDYATPEARLPRLKDIFAEIERWTMTKTKFEAMQILNKYDIPCGPVLSMQEIAQDESLRKTGTIVEVDHPVRGPYLSVGNPIKLSDSPTVVTRSPLLGEHTDEVMAEFGFTADEIAQLRAAGAI from the coding sequence GTGAGCAAGGCATTGAAGGGAGTGCGTGTCCTCGATTTCACGCATGTGCAGTCCGGTCCGACCTGCACACAGCTGCTGGCGTGGTTCGGTGCCGATGTGATCAAGATCGAGCGGGCGGGCTCGGGCGACGTGACGCGCGAGCAACTGCGCGACGTGCCCGGCGCCGACAGTCTGTACTTCACGATGCTCAATCACAACAAGCGCTCGGTGACGATCGACGCAAAGCACCCCGAAGGCAAGGCGGTGCTCGAAAGGCTGATCCGCGAATGCGACGTGCTCGTCGAGAACTTCGCGCCGGGTGCGCTCGAGCGAATGGGCTTCGGTTGGGAGCGCATCCAGGCGCTCAACCCGCGCATGATCGTCGCCTCGGTCAAGGGTTTCGGCCCCGGTCCTTACGAAGATTGCAAGGTGTACGAGAACGTTGCGCAATGCGCGGGCGGCGCGGCGTCGACGACGGGGTTCGACGATGGCCCGCCCGTGGTGAGCGGAGCGCAGATCGGAGACAGCGGCACGGGGCTGCATCTCGCGCTCGGCATCGTCACGGCGCTCTATCAGCGCACGATGACGGGCCGCGGCCAGTACGTGCTGGCCGCGATGCAAGACGCCGTGCTCAACCTGTGCCGCGTGAAGCTGCGCGATCAGCAACGGCTCGAGCGCACGGGCGTGCTGCGCGAGTATCCGCAGCATCCGCAGGGCACGTTCGGTCCGGCCGTGCCGCGTGCGGGTAATGCCTCGGGCGGCGGGCAGCCAGGCTGGATCCTGCGTTGCAGGAACTGGGAGTGGGATTACAACGCGTACATCTACTTCATCGCGCAGGCCCCCGTATGGGCCAAGATCTGCAACGTGATCGGCCGGGAGGAGTGGACCACCGATCCCGATTATGCAACGCCCGAGGCGCGCCTGCCCCGCTTGAAGGACATCTTCGCCGAGATCGAGCGCTGGACGATGACGAAGACGAAGTTCGAGGCCATGCAGATCCTCAACAAGTACGACATCCCGTGCGGTCCGGTCCTGTCGATGCAGGAGATCGCGCAAGACGAATCGCTGCGCAAGACGGGCACGATCGTCGAAGTCGACCACCCCGTGCGCGGGCCCTATCTGAGCGTCGGCAATCCGATCAAGCTCTCGGACAGCCCGACCGTCGTCACGCGCTCGCCGCTGCTCGGCGAGCATACCGACGAGGTGATGGCGGAGTTCGGCTTCACCGCCGACGAGATCGCGCAGTTGCGCGCCGCCGGCGCGATCTGA
- a CDS encoding PAS domain-containing protein, which yields MKTTVDTAQLISVMGDAVVVSDPAGSITLWNDAAERMFGFTEGEALGRSLDLIIPQRLQQRHWDGYHKTMSTGQTRYGNDVLKVPAVHKDGRALSIAFTVALLHGPSGEVAGIAAVIRDETSRFQEDRNLRKRLAELEARAGA from the coding sequence ATGAAAACCACCGTCGATACCGCGCAGCTGATCTCCGTCATGGGAGATGCCGTCGTCGTCTCCGATCCCGCGGGCAGCATCACGCTGTGGAATGACGCGGCCGAGCGCATGTTCGGCTTTACCGAGGGGGAGGCGCTTGGCCGGTCGCTCGATCTCATCATCCCGCAGCGGTTGCAGCAGCGTCATTGGGATGGATACCACAAGACCATGTCGACGGGGCAGACCCGCTATGGCAACGACGTGCTGAAGGTGCCTGCCGTGCACAAGGACGGGCGCGCGCTGTCGATCGCGTTTACGGTGGCGCTGCTGCACGGCCCATCGGGCGAGGTGGCGGGCATCGCCGCGGTGATTCGCGACGAGACGAGCCGCTTTCAGGAAGACCGTAACCTGCGCAAGCGCCTGGCCGAGCTCGAGGCGCGGGCAGGGGCATGA
- the frc gene encoding formyl-CoA transferase gives MSLPLDGIKIIDFTHVQAGPACTQMLAWFGADVIKVERPGSGDVTRTQLRDIPGVDALYFTMLNSNKRSLTLDTKKPEGKEVLEKLIRESDVLVENFGPGALDRMGFSWDHIRDLNPKMIVASVKGFSDGHHYSDLKVYENVAQCAGGAASTTGFWDGPPTVSAAALGDSNTGMHLAIGILTALIGREKTGRGQKVAVSMQDAVLNLCRVKMRDQQRLERVGYLEEYPQYPHGTFTDVVPRGGNAGGGGQPGWVLKCKGWETDPNAYIYFTIQGHAWAPICRALGRPEWIDDPDYSTPEARQPHIFDIFAKIEEWLADKTKYEAVDILRKFDIPCSPVLSMKELAYDESLRKSGSIVEVPHKERGTYLTVGSPIKFSELKPDIKASPLLGEHSEEVLLGLGYTREQVAHMREGGVI, from the coding sequence GTGAGCCTACCCCTGGACGGAATCAAGATCATCGACTTCACGCACGTGCAGGCAGGCCCGGCGTGCACGCAAATGCTTGCCTGGTTCGGCGCCGATGTCATCAAGGTCGAACGGCCCGGCTCGGGCGACGTTACGCGCACGCAATTGCGCGACATCCCCGGCGTCGACGCGCTCTACTTCACGATGCTCAACAGCAACAAGCGCTCGTTGACGCTCGACACGAAGAAGCCGGAAGGCAAGGAGGTGTTGGAAAAGCTGATCCGCGAGTCGGACGTGCTCGTCGAGAACTTCGGACCCGGCGCGCTCGATCGCATGGGCTTTTCATGGGATCACATCCGCGATCTCAACCCCAAGATGATCGTCGCGTCGGTCAAGGGCTTTTCGGACGGGCACCACTATTCCGATCTGAAGGTCTATGAGAACGTTGCCCAGTGCGCGGGCGGCGCCGCTTCGACGACGGGTTTCTGGGACGGCCCGCCGACAGTCAGCGCGGCGGCGCTCGGCGACAGCAACACCGGCATGCATCTCGCCATCGGGATTCTCACGGCGCTGATCGGCCGCGAGAAGACGGGCCGGGGCCAGAAGGTGGCCGTATCGATGCAGGACGCGGTGCTGAACCTGTGCCGCGTGAAGATGCGCGATCAGCAACGGCTCGAGCGCGTGGGCTACCTCGAGGAATACCCGCAGTATCCGCACGGCACGTTCACGGACGTGGTGCCGCGCGGCGGCAACGCGGGCGGCGGCGGACAACCGGGCTGGGTGCTCAAGTGCAAGGGCTGGGAGACGGATCCGAACGCCTACATCTACTTCACGATCCAGGGGCACGCCTGGGCACCGATCTGCCGCGCGCTCGGCCGGCCGGAGTGGATCGACGATCCGGACTACAGCACGCCCGAGGCGCGCCAGCCGCACATCTTCGATATCTTCGCGAAGATCGAGGAGTGGCTCGCCGACAAGACGAAGTACGAGGCGGTCGATATCCTCCGCAAGTTCGACATTCCGTGTTCGCCGGTGCTCAGCATGAAGGAGCTGGCCTATGACGAATCGCTGCGCAAGTCGGGCTCGATCGTCGAGGTGCCGCACAAGGAGCGCGGCACGTACCTGACGGTCGGCAGCCCGATCAAGTTCTCGGAATTGAAGCCGGATATCAAGGCGTCGCCGCTGCTCGGCGAGCATTCGGAGGAGGTGCTGCTCGGCCTCGGCTACACCCGCGAGCAGGTCGCCCATATGCGCGAAGGCGGGGTAATCTGA
- the oxc gene encoding oxalyl-CoA decarboxylase, whose product MAEVVGTLEPETIPETAANEMTDGFHLVIDALKLNGIDTIYGLPGIPVTDLARLAQAEGMRVISFRHEQNAGNAAAIAGYLTQKPGVCLTVSAPGFLNGLTALANATTNCFPMILVSGSSEREIVDLQQGDYEEMDQLNIAKPHAKAAYRVLHAEDIGIGIARAIRSAVSGRPGGVYLDLPAKLLAQTIDAMKGKQSLVRVVDAAPRQLPAPDSVARALDLLKRAKRPLILLGKGAAYSRADAAIRELVEKTGIPYLPMSMAKGLLPDNHPQSASAARSFVLAEADVVMLVGARLNWLLAHGKGKTWGGPKQFIQIDISPTEIDSNVAIAAPLIGDIGSCVGALVEGIDGRFPKPDSEWLTAVAERKNKNLAKMADTLAKSPVPMNFHSALRVIRDVVKANPEITVVNEGANTLDYARSIVDMYEPRKRLDCGTWGIMGIGMGFAIGAAVETGKQVIAIEGDSAFGFSGMEIETICRYDLPVCTIVFNNNGVYRGTDVNPSGGKDVAPTVFVKGARYDKMMEAFGGKGYHVTTPDELEHALQEAIRAGKPVLINAVIDESAGTESGRLTNLNPQSSAKKK is encoded by the coding sequence ATGGCAGAAGTCGTTGGGACGCTCGAGCCGGAGACGATCCCCGAAACAGCAGCGAACGAGATGACAGACGGGTTTCATCTCGTCATCGATGCACTGAAGCTGAACGGCATCGACACGATCTACGGCTTGCCCGGTATTCCCGTGACCGACCTGGCGCGGCTCGCTCAGGCCGAAGGAATGCGCGTTATCAGCTTTCGCCACGAGCAGAACGCTGGCAATGCGGCCGCGATCGCCGGGTATCTCACGCAAAAGCCGGGCGTCTGCCTCACGGTGTCCGCGCCGGGCTTTTTGAACGGCCTGACGGCGCTCGCCAACGCGACCACGAACTGTTTCCCGATGATCCTCGTGAGCGGCTCGAGCGAGCGCGAGATCGTCGATCTGCAGCAGGGCGATTACGAGGAAATGGATCAGCTCAATATCGCCAAGCCTCACGCCAAGGCCGCCTATCGCGTGCTGCACGCGGAGGACATCGGCATCGGCATCGCCCGCGCCATCCGCTCCGCCGTGTCCGGGCGGCCCGGCGGCGTTTATCTGGATCTGCCGGCGAAGCTGCTGGCCCAGACGATCGATGCGATGAAGGGCAAGCAGTCGCTCGTGCGCGTGGTCGACGCGGCGCCTCGTCAACTGCCCGCACCGGATTCGGTTGCGCGTGCACTCGATTTGCTCAAGCGCGCGAAGCGGCCGCTGATCCTGCTCGGCAAAGGCGCCGCTTATTCGCGCGCCGATGCGGCGATCCGCGAGCTCGTCGAGAAGACGGGCATTCCGTACCTGCCGATGTCGATGGCCAAGGGGCTGCTGCCCGACAACCATCCGCAATCGGCCTCGGCGGCGCGCTCGTTCGTGCTGGCCGAAGCGGACGTCGTCATGCTGGTCGGCGCGCGGCTCAACTGGCTTCTCGCGCACGGCAAGGGCAAAACGTGGGGCGGGCCGAAGCAGTTCATTCAGATCGACATCTCGCCGACCGAGATCGACAGCAACGTCGCGATCGCCGCGCCGTTGATCGGGGACATCGGTTCGTGCGTCGGCGCGCTGGTCGAAGGGATCGACGGCCGGTTTCCGAAGCCGGATTCCGAATGGCTGACGGCGGTGGCCGAGCGCAAGAACAAGAACCTCGCGAAGATGGCGGACACGCTCGCGAAGAGCCCCGTGCCGATGAATTTCCACAGCGCGTTGCGCGTGATTCGCGACGTGGTGAAGGCCAACCCCGAGATCACGGTCGTCAACGAAGGCGCCAACACGCTCGACTACGCGCGCAGCATCGTCGACATGTACGAGCCGCGCAAGCGCCTCGACTGCGGCACGTGGGGAATCATGGGCATCGGCATGGGCTTCGCGATCGGTGCGGCGGTGGAGACCGGCAAGCAAGTGATCGCGATCGAGGGCGATAGCGCGTTCGGCTTCAGCGGCATGGAGATCGAGACGATCTGCCGCTACGACCTGCCGGTGTGCACGATCGTTTTCAACAACAACGGCGTTTATCGCGGCACCGACGTAAACCCGAGCGGCGGCAAGGACGTGGCGCCGACCGTCTTCGTCAAGGGGGCGCGTTACGACAAGATGATGGAGGCGTTCGGCGGCAAGGGTTACCACGTCACCACGCCCGACGAACTCGAGCACGCACTCCAGGAAGCGATCCGGGCCGGCAAGCCGGTGCTGATCAACGCCGTCATCGACGAATCGGCCGGCACCGAGAGCGGCCGTCTCACGAACCTCAACCCGCAAAGCTCGGCGAAGAAGAAGTGA
- a CDS encoding GntR family transcriptional regulator, which yields MTERRPEGLGEDSFMLALAPIGTSASLRDRAYASLKRAIADADIYRSREDVRLDEKELAEALGVSRTPVREAMTLLEQEGFLRTVPRRGVYILRKTRREIVEMIQMWAALESMAARLATLRAADAEIAGLRSIVGAFEQAPAAAHIEEYSEANIAFHQAVVELSGSPVLVDTVKNIFMHVRAIRRMTIARSDRASRSISDHLRIIEALEARDTERAETLVRQHSLDLAVFVQAHCDFLD from the coding sequence ATGACAGAACGCAGACCTGAGGGCCTCGGCGAGGACTCTTTCATGCTGGCGCTCGCGCCGATCGGTACATCGGCGTCGCTGCGCGACCGGGCCTATGCAAGCCTCAAGCGCGCCATTGCCGATGCGGACATCTATCGATCGAGGGAGGACGTCCGCCTCGACGAAAAAGAATTGGCGGAGGCGCTGGGCGTGAGTCGGACGCCGGTGCGCGAAGCGATGACGCTGCTCGAGCAGGAGGGTTTCCTGCGGACGGTGCCGCGGCGCGGCGTATACATCCTGCGCAAGACGCGGCGCGAGATCGTGGAGATGATTCAGATGTGGGCGGCGCTCGAGAGCATGGCTGCGCGCCTGGCGACCCTGCGCGCCGCGGATGCCGAGATCGCCGGCTTGCGGAGCATCGTCGGCGCCTTCGAGCAGGCGCCTGCTGCCGCGCACATCGAGGAATACTCCGAAGCGAACATCGCTTTTCACCAAGCCGTGGTCGAACTGTCCGGCTCGCCCGTGCTCGTCGATACGGTCAAGAACATCTTCATGCATGTGCGCGCGATACGTCGCATGACCATCGCGAGAAGCGATCGCGCATCGCGCTCGATCAGCGATCACCTGCGCATCATAGAAGCGCTCGAAGCGCGCGACACCGAGCGCGCCGAAACCCTCGTGCGCCAGCATTCGCTCGATCTCGCGGTCTTCGTTCAGGCGCATTGCGATTTTCTGGACTAG
- the oxlT gene encoding oxalate/formate MFS antiporter — translation MNGSVPQAPAFWHNRWCQLVIGMLCMALVANLQYAWTLFVAPMQTKHHWEPASIQLAFSIFIITETWLVPVEGWLVDKFGPRPVVALGAVCAGLAWMLNSIATTLPLLYVASVIAGVGAGCVYGTCVGNALKWFPDRRGLAAGLTAAGFGAGAAVTVIPIANMITRSGYEHAFLFFGILQGVIILVLSMLLTKPVARVAVAAKRKFAVTKVDYAPGQMARTPVFWVIYVSFVAVAAGGLMATAQIGPIAKDLGLAKLPMSFFGMTLPLLTMTLSIDNICNGFTRPLCGFISDKIGRENTMFIVFIGEGLALLGLMQYGSNPYAFMTFAALIFLCWGEIFSIFPAICADTFGSKFAAGNAGLLYTAKGTASLLVPLASVLAATGGWNAVFLVSAAITITAGVAAKFVLAPIRARWIEAQGDEQGFVGATPRSSSTLSH, via the coding sequence ATGAACGGATCCGTTCCACAGGCCCCTGCGTTTTGGCACAACAGGTGGTGTCAGTTGGTGATTGGCATGCTATGCATGGCGCTCGTTGCGAATCTGCAGTACGCATGGACGCTGTTCGTCGCGCCGATGCAGACGAAGCATCATTGGGAACCCGCGTCCATTCAGCTCGCGTTCTCCATCTTCATCATTACCGAGACCTGGCTCGTACCCGTCGAGGGCTGGCTCGTCGACAAGTTCGGCCCGCGCCCGGTCGTCGCTCTCGGCGCCGTGTGCGCCGGCCTCGCGTGGATGCTCAACTCGATTGCCACGACATTGCCGCTGCTTTACGTGGCCTCGGTGATTGCAGGCGTGGGCGCGGGCTGCGTTTATGGCACTTGCGTCGGCAATGCTCTCAAGTGGTTTCCCGATCGCCGCGGGCTGGCGGCCGGTCTCACGGCAGCCGGCTTTGGCGCGGGGGCGGCGGTCACCGTGATTCCAATTGCCAACATGATCACGCGCTCGGGATACGAACATGCCTTCTTGTTCTTCGGCATCTTGCAGGGCGTGATCATCCTCGTGCTTTCGATGCTGCTGACGAAGCCCGTGGCGCGCGTTGCCGTGGCTGCCAAGCGCAAGTTCGCCGTGACCAAGGTCGACTACGCACCGGGGCAAATGGCGCGTACGCCGGTATTCTGGGTGATCTACGTGTCGTTCGTCGCGGTTGCAGCGGGCGGGCTGATGGCAACGGCGCAGATCGGCCCGATCGCCAAGGATCTGGGCTTGGCCAAGCTGCCCATGTCGTTCTTCGGCATGACCTTGCCGCTACTCACGATGACGCTGTCGATCGACAACATCTGCAACGGCTTTACGCGGCCGCTTTGCGGGTTCATCTCCGACAAGATCGGGCGCGAGAACACGATGTTCATCGTCTTCATCGGTGAGGGCCTCGCGCTGCTCGGCCTCATGCAGTACGGCTCGAACCCCTATGCCTTCATGACGTTTGCCGCGTTGATTTTCCTGTGCTGGGGCGAGATCTTCTCGATTTTCCCGGCCATCTGTGCCGACACGTTCGGCAGCAAGTTCGCCGCGGGCAACGCAGGCCTGCTCTATACGGCCAAGGGCACCGCGTCGCTGCTGGTACCGCTCGCCTCGGTGCTGGCGGCCACGGGAGGATGGAACGCCGTGTTCCTCGTATCGGCCGCAATCACGATCACGGCCGGCGTTGCCGCCAAGTTCGTGCTGGCCCCGATTCGTGCGCGCTGGATCGAAGCCCAGGGCGACGAGCAGGGATTCGTAGGCGCCACGCCTCGTTCTTCGTCCACGCTCTCGCACTGA
- a CDS encoding LysR family transcriptional regulator, with protein sequence MTIRNATLRQLKVFETVARLLSFSRAAEELHLTQPAVSTQVAQLEEHAGLPLFEQLGKKIYLTPAGSEVLQFSRTILQQFQQEDEAISQLKGISGGTLNVSVISAGDYFFPRLLAQFTQRYNGVVFNLAVHNREELLHQLSTNQTDLAVMVRPPVGMDVITEPFAPHPYVIVAAPSHPLASKRFISMAQLAEEPFIVRERGSDTWNSMKEGLSGRLDHPKIAMEIKSTETIKQAVIAGMGIAFLSAHTISLELQVGNLVVLDVEGFPVMLNWYVVHRKNKRLPPVADAFKRFLIEDGATLLERITRVNALTANRRIREAGEPKYDESAQ encoded by the coding sequence ATGACAATCAGAAATGCAACGCTCAGGCAACTGAAAGTCTTCGAGACGGTCGCGCGCCTGTTGAGCTTCTCGCGCGCCGCCGAGGAACTTCACCTGACGCAGCCGGCCGTTTCCACTCAGGTCGCACAACTCGAAGAACACGCGGGCCTCCCGCTTTTCGAGCAATTGGGCAAGAAGATCTATCTGACGCCCGCCGGCTCCGAAGTGCTGCAATTCAGTCGTACGATCCTCCAGCAATTCCAGCAGGAGGACGAAGCAATCAGTCAATTGAAAGGCATCTCGGGCGGCACGCTCAACGTGTCCGTCATCAGCGCGGGCGACTATTTCTTTCCGCGGTTGCTTGCGCAATTCACACAACGCTACAACGGTGTCGTATTCAACCTTGCGGTGCACAATCGGGAAGAACTGCTGCATCAGCTCTCCACCAATCAGACCGACCTCGCGGTCATGGTGCGCCCCCCCGTGGGCATGGACGTGATCACCGAGCCGTTCGCGCCCCATCCGTACGTGATCGTCGCAGCGCCCTCGCATCCGCTCGCGAGCAAGCGCTTCATCTCGATGGCGCAGTTGGCCGAAGAGCCGTTCATTGTGCGCGAGCGCGGTTCCGATACCTGGAACTCGATGAAAGAAGGCCTGTCAGGCAGGCTCGATCATCCGAAGATCGCGATGGAGATCAAAAGCACCGAAACGATCAAGCAGGCCGTCATTGCGGGCATGGGGATCGCTTTTCTGTCAGCCCATACGATCAGCCTGGAATTGCAGGTCGGCAACCTCGTCGTGCTGGACGTCGAGGGTTTTCCGGTGATGTTGAACTGGTACGTCGTGCACAGGAAAAACAAACGCTTGCCGCCCGTGGCCGACGCATTCAAACGATTCCTGATCGAGGATGGCGCGACGCTGCTCGAGCGCATCACGCGCGTGAACGCGCTTACGGCCAACCGCCGCATACGCGAGGCCGGCGAGCCGAAATACGACGAAAGCGCTCAGTGA
- a CDS encoding GntR family transcriptional regulator, with the protein MASELLTDKTNPPPVTLSLKSIGASVSLRDQAYAMLRKAIADADIYATREPVRLDERVLSETLGVSRTPVREAMTLLEQEGFLRTVPRRGIYIVRKSKREIVEMIQMWAALESMAARLATQHASDAEIAHLRHMFDNFRDSTPAEHIEEYSDANIAFHQAIVELSKSQIILDTIRNIFVHVRAIRRMTISQSDRAARSIVDHLRIIEALEKRDTELAERLVRQHSLDLAAFVEANCDFLD; encoded by the coding sequence ATGGCATCAGAACTGCTAACTGATAAAACCAATCCGCCGCCGGTCACGCTGTCGCTGAAATCGATCGGCGCGAGCGTCAGTCTGCGCGATCAGGCGTACGCGATGCTGCGCAAGGCCATCGCGGACGCCGACATCTACGCCACGCGCGAGCCGGTGCGGCTTGACGAGCGGGTGCTGAGCGAGACGCTCGGGGTCAGCCGCACGCCGGTGCGCGAGGCAATGACCTTGCTCGAGCAGGAAGGCTTTTTACGCACGGTGCCGCGCCGCGGCATATACATTGTGCGCAAAAGCAAGCGCGAGATCGTCGAGATGATTCAGATGTGGGCCGCGCTGGAAAGCATGGCGGCGCGTCTGGCCACGCAGCATGCGAGCGACGCCGAGATCGCGCACTTGCGGCACATGTTCGACAACTTCCGCGACAGCACGCCGGCCGAGCACATCGAGGAATATTCCGACGCGAACATCGCGTTCCATCAGGCGATCGTCGAACTCTCGAAATCGCAGATCATCCTCGATACGATCCGCAATATCTTCGTGCACGTGCGCGCCATTCGCCGCATGACGATTTCGCAGAGCGACCGCGCCGCGCGTTCGATCGTCGATCATCTGCGCATCATCGAGGCGCTGGAGAAGCGCGATACTGAGCTCGCGGAGCGGCTCGTGCGCCAGCATTCGCTTGATCTGGCTGCTTTTGTGGAAGCGAATTGCGACTTCCTGGACTGA
- a CDS encoding 2-dehydropantoate 2-reductase, which yields MKICVYGAGAIGAYMGARLAEAGAEVSFIARGPHLAAMQKNGVRVRTEEGERTVNVRSTSDPGELGEQDYVVVALKAHSVPGVVEAMQPLLGPKTAIVTAVNGIPYWYFHRHGGEFEGTTLESVDPGGTQWVRLGPERAIGCVLYPAAEIVEPGVIRHVYGKKFPIGEPGGERTPRILALQEAMTAAGFDAPIRDDIRDEIWLKLWGNLCFNPISALTHATLDVLTSHPGTRAVSKTMMLEAKSIADRFGVHFRVDVERRIDGAGAVGAHKTSMLQDLEHGRPMEIDPLLTVVQEMGRLVGQPTPTIDTVLALIKLREQTAQQALRANAVPAPATERPEAVGAA from the coding sequence ATGAAGATATGCGTTTATGGCGCTGGAGCAATCGGCGCGTACATGGGAGCCCGGCTTGCCGAAGCCGGAGCGGAAGTCAGCTTCATCGCGCGCGGCCCCCATCTGGCCGCCATGCAAAAAAACGGCGTGCGGGTGCGGACGGAGGAGGGCGAGCGGACCGTCAACGTCCGTTCGACGTCCGATCCGGGCGAGCTCGGAGAACAGGACTACGTGGTCGTGGCGCTCAAGGCCCATTCGGTGCCGGGCGTTGTGGAGGCGATGCAGCCTTTGCTTGGCCCGAAGACCGCCATCGTCACGGCCGTCAACGGCATTCCGTATTGGTACTTCCATCGGCATGGGGGCGAGTTCGAAGGCACGACGCTCGAGAGCGTCGATCCGGGTGGCACGCAATGGGTGCGCCTCGGGCCCGAGCGTGCGATCGGGTGCGTGCTTTATCCGGCTGCGGAGATCGTCGAGCCCGGCGTCATTCGTCATGTCTACGGCAAGAAGTTTCCGATCGGCGAGCCGGGTGGTGAGCGAACGCCGCGGATCCTGGCCTTGCAGGAAGCGATGACAGCGGCCGGCTTCGATGCGCCCATCCGCGACGATATTCGCGACGAGATCTGGCTTAAGCTCTGGGGCAATCTCTGCTTCAATCCGATCAGCGCGCTCACCCACGCGACGCTCGACGTGCTGACGAGCCACCCGGGTACGCGCGCCGTGTCGAAGACGATGATGCTCGAGGCGAAGTCGATCGCAGATCGCTTCGGCGTGCATTTTCGCGTCGATGTCGAGCGGCGCATCGACGGAGCGGGTGCGGTCGGGGCGCACAAGACCTCGATGCTCCAGGACCTCGAGCACGGCAGGCCGATGGAGATCGACCCGCTGCTGACGGTCGTGCAGGAAATGGGCCGCCTCGTCGGGCAGCCCACGCCGACGATCGACACCGTGCTCGCGCTCATCAAGCTGCGCGAGCAGACCGCGCAGCAGGCGCTGCGCGCGAACGCCGTTCCGGCGCCCGCGACCGAACGTCCCGAAGCTGTCGGCGCGGCCTGA